Proteins from a genomic interval of Heteronotia binoei isolate CCM8104 ecotype False Entrance Well chromosome 5, APGP_CSIRO_Hbin_v1, whole genome shotgun sequence:
- the LOC132572205 gene encoding uncharacterized protein LOC132572205 yields the protein MQAGGAGAPWTPRETGDLISIWHEKLLGTFGASRRKIVVDGFQRIAEQMAVRGHRRSALECWTKIGALRVEYRRAFKHNAWRFRGPPRTCPFYAQLDRILHGDGIDKPLWITQSCKMRMVPAALPRNTGEARGSSSATSVLVETPVTETMTANTEEANKTVTEELLESAESPNRRECQNTPTPPMRNELEVVDSEVGVAQLSPASCLANTRTKRRCVCGPQSTAEHLVSPPSKQREEKPVGKGVRKSQRLTGRGARKQEELRSRSTAMKK from the exons ATGCAAGCGGGAGGCGCTGGGGCGCCCTGGACGCCCCGGGAGACCGGGGACTTGATCTCGATCTGGCACGAGAAGCTTCTGGGAACGTTCGGCGCTTCCCGTCGGAAGATCGTCGTCGACGGCTTCCAAAGGATCGCGGAGCAAATGGCCGTCCGCGGCCACAGGCGCTCGGCGCTGGAGTGCTGGACAAAAATCGGGGCGTTGCGGGTGGAGTACCGGAGGGCTTTCAAACACAACGCCTGGCGCTTCCGCGGGCCCCCCCGAACCTGCCCGTTTTACGCACAGCTCGATCGGATTCTGCACGGCGACGGGATCGATAAACCCCTGTGGATTACGCAAAGCTGTAAGATGCGAATGGTACCCGCCGCCCTGCCCAGAAACACCGGCGAAGCCAGGGGCTCCAGTTCTGCAACCTCAG TTCTTGTAGAAACTCCCGTCACAGAAACCATGACTGCCAACACAGAGGAAGCTAACAAAACCGTAACCGAAGAACTGCTGGAAAGCGCAG AGTCTCCGAACAGACGTGAGTGTCAAAACACTCCAACCCCACCTATGAGGAATGAGCTAGAAG TGGTGGATAGTGAGGTGGGTGTTGCGCAGCTTTCACCCGCCTCTTGTCTAGCTAATACTAGGACAAAGAGGAGATGTGTCTGTGGACCACAGAGCACAGCAGAGCACTTGGTGTCACCACCCAGCAAACAGCGTGAGGAAAAGCCTGTGGGAAAAGGTGTGAGGAAAAGCCAGAGGCTCACAGGAAGGGGTGCAAGAAAGCAGGAAGAACTGAGGAGCAGAAGCACTGCCATGAAGAAATGA